ACTATTTAagtttaactttttaattttaattttaactttttttaagcTAATTCAAACGGACTCTATATTGTTacccattgtttcataatgtattgtattctatggtagatacaatgtttAGCTtgattgtattgtttgttgttgtttaataatattttaataaattggtTTGATTGTACCATACTGTATTgtaattcataaatttattaaaatatcctTAATCATTTTAGGATAGGAGGTTTGACTAGAATTAGATTATATAaggtaaagggtaaaatagtattttgaaatattatataaagatataattaaaaaaaattaagcaacAATGAGAACACACTTAATCgatcatttcataaaataaaagatttcaTTGTTATTTAACaatgaaatttaacaataaaatataatacattttaagtaacaatcaaaataaatattataaatataataataatacgaTACAAATAATGAATAACAATGATCCATACAATATGTTAGTATTCTATCTTAATGGATTGGTTAAGTGGGTTATGCCAATATAAAATTTGGATTAAATATGTACTAGGTCAAGAATATTAGGTAAATCTAAAATAAAGttgtatatagtataattaTGGAATCGTCTCTCATATAAAAGGTGGATTGAAAACTATTATTTCAGAATAATTtggattttttatatttaaatcaaattatttatgttggattcttaaatctttaaattaaattaataaaattttttatttcagagTTTTTCAGGTTTTTTTGGGGGTTTTAGgttatttttcagattttttggataaagtatttatacaaatatataattaagttgtagtataaatatttctttagttttatcGAGATATAATTATCTAAGAtgtttcttaagaaaataacacaaattatgatatgagtgaTGACATAAAGtattcaatcaaaataataatgaaatcacataaaataaatatcacaaataaataactcaaaatgaaaatgatcataattttaaagtactaaatcatgccAAAAAAAGCctaataagtattaattatattactaaatatttttgtaaaaaaaattaagttatatattttaatcatctaaacaaatatataactaaaaaaaaatcaacattatTGTCATGCTTAATATTTGAGTTGATTTTTTTACTAGCAATAGTATTGAATTTGCAGTTGAGCTTTGTTAGAGCTACTAATATCTATGGAATATATTATCGaactattcaaaattttaagtcaaaattgAAATGATATGTCGAAAgacaaaaattatgaaaaagtgtaagagatatttataaattatatcaaaataaatacttttaaaaattatatatatgatgttggaTTGGTTTGGTCTCGAGtacactttttaaaattaaaatcaaattaaccTAATACGATTGGATTTTTTCCTCAATATTAACCAAGTTAAACCAAatcactaattaattttttttttcttcaatttgtgATCTGATGTAATTTTTGGTTCAATTTTGTTCATTCCTATTATTCACCATACCAGACAttaacactttgtttggattattattaccattgttttataatttattgtattgtattatactTTATTGCACTGTATTGTATGGTTAGATACAATGTTAGGATAgactgtattgtttgttgttgttgaataactttttaattgtttggtttgatcgtATCCTATTGTATtgcaatttataaatttactaaaatatccttaattattctaggataggaggtttgactagatttaaataattaaggtgaagggtaaaatagtattttgaaatattatgtaaagatataattggaaaaagaaattaagtaacaatgggaacacaccaaattggttgttccataaaagAGGGGTTTTTCATTGTTTCGTAACaaagaaatttaacaataaacATTGTAGGTATAATAACGATTCATTACAATACAAtagataacaatgatccaaacacagtataaaaaagaaatatgtatcataaatataatagaatctttctataataatattttagtaaaataatcatTCTTTTGTggaattgtatttttatactatgttatatatttttataacaataaaaagatatttagaaataaacgatgttgttaaaaaaaaaaaagattgttcACATTAAATAACTTTATTCAAGAACATTGATATGCCACTTTCAAATgtcaatataattataaattatccTACTTGCTCAAAGTTGACAAATATAATTTGGAGTTTGCAAGTAAGcaaaaatttgtatttgtaaCAATGGAGTACTTATTATAATACTCCGAGTcagataaaattcaaatttaatatctttatttattttgatattatattgaaatgaataattattttatgtaaaagcttatataaatatttgatatttatattttttattaagataaatttttactttgaatatttaaataaaataatcaataaatataaaaattatttattgaacAAAGTAGGTGGGACCATCACTTAAATTCAAAGTCTATAAagcacttttttctttttgcaactTTTCCTCTTTTGAGTGATGCTTTTTCTTCACTAATCAtgctattaattattatttcctttattttaaaataaataatatttttagttgaatgtaaaattatttattaaagaaaaatacgAGAAAGATaagttaaatgaaataatttttatatttttttggcgGGGTTGTTGTGATAATAGTGGTGATGACAATAGTGGTTAAACAGGAGGAACCTAATGATAGCGATGTTAATGATGGTGGCGGGgatttgaattaaatttattgattgatttttttttaattatcatatagTCAATCATCTAAATCAATTATCATTGTCAGAATTGACTTCATTCTCAAAATACTATTTGAAGATAACACCACTTCATTCCgacaataattatatatatatatatatatatatatatatatatatatatatatatatatcaaaaaaactTACAAAAAATCATCTAACTCAAGAGTTGATTTTTGTCACACCGTCGTCTTTTATCACTCACGATATTATCTTTCATCAATAATTATAACCACATTGTGCAATAATAGCGTTCAACTAGGTTTATTTTCaccattaaaatatttatattgagaGCATGTAATCACTATACTATTTCAGAGATTTAATAATAGTTGtccaatttataaaatttataaataatttattattttatgtctatTCTATCCTTATAATGAAATACtgtttatttcttaatatttagataacttataattaataaaagtggTAAAGAAATTATTCttccatttattattttttgaaagtatgttaaatcaaatgaaaaacaaatattattagaTACTTTATGATTCATGTCGTAATCAACAAATGCTTATGCTTTGTCTAcaatttaaacaataaattaatctagataactatattttaattttgtctatTAGTGGTTCAACTAACGTATACAAAAGTAgttgaaaattaaagaaattaaatgaacgcaatttataactatttatttatttgggaGCACTATATTAATGGAATaaagtgttatttttttttattattatacgTGTTAAATGATCgcattaaaatgaataaattaagaatgtgtaattattgatttagtttgattttatgtattattaatttgatttattggtttttaatttttaaatacgttaaatgaataattaaattaataagataattttttttatcaatttctaatttttaaatacgCTAAAtcaatagaatattttttttaccaatttAGATCCTTAATGATTTGATTTTCggtttaattaataaaaaaatatttataaaataaatatataactttttaaataaatttgacatgACAAGACAATAGCGTAACTTTACAAatactcataaaataaaaataataataacaaacatGAAAAGAACTGCACAAGTGTAACACTACAAGAATCTAAGAGGAACATAGTTCTTATTTAAGGTTTTTACGTTTTGTATGACGTAAAGTTATAAAACTCCAAATTGATGTAAAGCGTAAATTGAAGGCGAAAGAACAAACATAGTAACTGATACGGTATTGTAATTGATATTTAGTATTTATGTACATGTAAAAACAGTAAATTACAACACTCTTCATAAGCCATCGATTTACctaataattcaatattaaaaatcatactaaatcaacaattcatttattttcttataaaatcattaaaaatctattattttgataacaataaacaaatatatatttttataattttatctatCGATCGATTCAATTTTTTACCACCGCTAATTTGGATGAGTCAGGAATCTACGTGCTGACAAATTTGTTGTATTCTTTATTAGACGTCAGCAGCCATTTAAATgctttgaaaattgaaaagttAGACTCAACCGTTAATTtcgtaaaaaatatttaaaataatatttatatcaaattatatataaatataatttttttatatataactttttaaatttacttaACGTAACTTGAATTAATCATTTCTTTGTTACGTTGGAACTTTGAATTGGCAaccaacataaaaataatattattgactAAAGCTTTTAACAAGTCTTGCACGTTTGagattaattgattaagattTTGTGTACCTATATTCGATTTTGATATTgtcatttaatttctttgtatttattttaaaaacatttccGTCATGTATACGTTTCAGTATAACTTTAGATATTAAAATTTGGAATTAGTCTTGATATAGTATGATTTGTGTATAAAGTTTCAAATGGTtgaaacttatatatatatatatatatatatatatatatgcatgtgattttagttattttatgtttaaacaTTAACGAGCAtgattaaagttaaaataaaaatgctcAAAAAAATcgtacaaaattaattgaatctCACTGATATATAActgaaatttaaacaaaaataatcgAAATGAATGAACTGTACTTAGATCATCAAAAAAACATCTTTATTTTAACCCTAAAATTTAAACAAGGgagttattttctttaacttgTCCATTTTTCCCAGCTAGAAGTGGTGCAGTAGTGTCTTTCTCTTTAACCTGACATGATAACAAAAACGTAACTTTAGCGATAAAAAAACACTACATGATATTGACTATAAAAAAGTGATCGATAAACGTTATTTCTGCggagaaaaaaagaagttacTTGGGCCATGGAAGAGTGGTCTCCaacttgttttctttttgtttcatgTACACAAAAATAGGAATATAATCCCATTCCAATAATTGCCACAAGAATTCCAATAATATTTCTTGAAGTGAAAGGATCATGCAATAATGTATAGCCAAATCCAAGAACCAAACATGTCTTAAGGTGACCTAACACTTGATAGGTAACTGGTGATGTCTTTCCAATAACTAAAAATGTGCTGAAATTTACTGATACAGCAATCAAACATGATAACACAATAAATCCCTACATTTGAGAACACAAAATAATGATTAGTGTACGAACGAGATATTCAGCAATAAGAAAACAAGAGAATTATTGAATATATAAACTCTCGAAGATGATCTCAGATTTGTCGAATTTTTAGAATTAGTAAGTCTAATAATAGTTGTTATTCAGTATTTTTGAACAATCCAAAAGTgtcctattttttaaaaaaacactaatAAATTTAGCTAGTATAATCAATGAATAACCACAACTAATTATACAGTTATTTGTATTTGATATACACTTGTTATACATTAGGTATATACTTATGTCTGCTTCAAAAAGGTTTCGACTAATAGTTTTACTAGGCGCTTGGACATGAATTGAAtgatatatggaaaaaaaagagtagtatttcaaattgaatatgaaaaattttgTTTAAAGATTGAAGCTGCGTTTAGACATGCATTTCGAATTTGAATTACTCATCTTCAacaaataaccaaaaaaaaaaaaaaaactcattttctaaTGTATGAccaaataatgtattttaataaaaaaaaaaggattaagAAAATGTGAGTAGTGTTTTCTTACCACAACAATAGGAGAATATTTGTAGGCAAAAACACTTTGTTTGGTGAGAAATTGATCCACCACAGGCCCACTAACAAATAGTATAGCTGCTTGAAATGGGGCTGATTGATACAATAATTGTGTAGATGAAATATTGAGTCTCTTTTGAATTGTGTTTGTAAGCTAAATTGGAGAGTTAAGGTcaaattatgagaaaaaaaagctacttttatttataataagaaaatCTATACCATATGATATAATTTCATGAGATTTATATCCTGAAAATAAGATACATCGAAATAATATAACTTGCagtaatatatacatacataacaattttgttacttttatatataatgtaacTGAGGTTCAGGTGAATTCCTTTGCACTCTTAACTCCCTTTTAGCTACACTATAAGCTAGGATGGGTTCCACTAGAGCGAGGGTTTAGACAACTCGTCAACTAAGCTACACcccgttatatatatatacgtagcTTTATTGTAATATGTGTAAATAATATCCTATTCGGAACTCAGTAAGCAAAAAAAGTTATGATTCAATCATTTTTCATGCTTTTTTGTTAAGTAACATGAGCACCTGGGGAGACGCTGTTGGCGGCGCAGAAGCCCTCTTAACTGGGGGAATACTTTCTATTCGGCCTTCGATTCGATGATACCTGTCTCGTTGTGGAAGAATAGTACTCCAATATACTAAAAGCTTTATTAATACGTAGAAATAATCTATTTAGAACTCAGTTAAGCAAAGAAGTCATGATTCAGGATTCATACACTAAAAATCCTGAATCCGCGACTgtcagtatatatatatgtcaaatcGAAATAAATATTCGAGGCAAAGTAGAGATATATGATGAAAAGGATACAATTTGTCCAACACAAGTTGTAACAATGGCCAAAAGGGAGAGAATTGTTCCAACAAAATTGAGTTGAAGATCAGTAATAGAAGCAATGCCAACTCCAATAAGTAGAATGAATAATGCAAACTTAATATTTTGGCTgcaaataagtttaaaaaaaataataaaacaattattaaatgaaccaaaaaagaataactaattttttatatttttaataaatattaaataataataaatttacctAAATTGTTTTTTCAAGAAAAGGGTTTCTACTAATACTGTAAAAGGTATAATTGCTAGCTTTGTCATCTGCAACCACAACATAATAATCATACAAAGAAATGTTAGGagccttaattttattttttctttgcaaacttaatcatcgattatcgattaatttttttttttgaacaaacTGAAAAGATATTTGACTAatgtaactatatatatatagtctgatcgattatattatatcatattatattatattatacctGGTAGAAGCCAATGGAATTAAATCCAAGGCTAAGATTGAGAAAGCCAATAGATACACCATTTAATATGCCAAAGAGCATCACAGTCTTCATATCAATGGGcttattctcaaaaaaattgaatttgagtgCCACATGAAGTGTGCAATAAGTAACCATTAGATGCCAACTTGTTAATGTTGTGgctaaaataataacaaaaaaaaaaaaacattactaatcaatgaaaaataaataaataaataaataaataaatgataatgaatatgtatatatattagcaTTTTGAGTCCCAcaaatatcaacaaaatatattcTTAGGTTGTGAAAATTACCGGTATAATAAATCAAGCTATGTTGTTtgaacttttcaaaaatattaacgTACACGTGTCAGATCGATAGGCAGCGCCATTGTCAGTTTTGAAAAGATCGAGCAACATAACATTTTAAGATTCTGTTAGTTGACGAGATCAAAtgactaatttaaaaaaattattacgttttaaatcatttaattaaaattttatgaagagATCAAAACACATTTCGGTTGATCGAAGGTTAATCAGATATGTTTACTGAAATATTAGAaggatcaaaattaaaatttatcgataaataaaaaaaaaggtgtaaTTATCCCATTTTAAATAACACAACTAACTTTTTTTAGGTATGCCaactaatatttcttttataatatttgCATGTTATATAATCTTATTGAAAATTTGGTGAGTACTATCATAAGATTAtacctatttaattttttattgataaaaaatttctaCCAAATGCTTGAAGTGCAAGTGAgaggaaaatgaaatattaCCAAAGGGAAAACTAAGATTAATCATctaataacaaattattaaaagtcTAAATCAATCAATTATCGgtgtattatattaaatttatattgataattcatatttaaagatgatataattttataaaatatcatgtatttcctatattttttttatatatatttcgaTTGATTGAAGGTTAATTAACTATATGTATTTAACAATATTATTAGAATTAAAAGCAGAATTTATTAATAACCGCGAAACAAAAAGTGGAATTACCCCATATAAGAGAATCCAACTATATGAAACAACTAagatatgtttttatattatgcatgttatttattaaaagtttgGTAAGTACTATGATAAAATTATacctttttaattaaataaaatattcattaaatttcataatataatgaCCTTGTATACTAATCTTATTCTTATATGAAGGAGATAGTCATACTGTTCTCGATAAACTCTTTGATATAAGTAAAGCATTTTCGAAACGGAAAATGACTGAAAGTTTTACTTATATCAAggaaaataacaattaaataatgCGATAACAAAAGCATAAAAAAACAACTCATAATAATAAATAtcgataaattattttaaaaaaatttattaaaaatgaaaatgaaatattacCAAAAGGAAAACCAAGATTACTCATCAAGGCTTTATTGCAAATAACAATGGAAACTGATGATGCCACTGATAGAAACAATGCTCCCACCACACCCAACTGAAAACTTGTCATTTCTCCCATCTTCATCaaccataaaataaaaaattaataaaaaattagaagaatatttttttttggggtaagatataatttatcatagtctaaaactatatatatatatatgataatataatCTAAGTAATAAAACGTCGACGGACATCGAAGGTCATGGTGGGATATATATGAGATCGCTCTATTCTAAGCCAGTGGTTTAGGGTTCTTGAcgtttttaaaaatgaaaaaaatctgTATAGGGAGGTTTTCCCTTTATAATCGTACATGACGTGAATCTGAATTAATCAAATGAGTTTCAAATACTCGATGATCAAATGTTTTTGTACTAactataaatattctttttgggAAAAGGTGAATGAACCTAAATGATCTAATGGAGTCAACATAAAAACAAAGAACATGAACTTGTGAAATTTATATAAGCTAATAACTTAATGTctgcaaaaataaaacaaaaaaaattaaaaaaattgtatatcgATGTATACAATGACTAATTACTATAAGAACtcgattttctttttcaatgaaattttttatctgACTTTACACATTTTCAATTTCCGTCTAAACAAATATAATCACTCAATAGAAAGACCATAGAAAAAAAGAACATCCATCGGACATTcatattcttttaatattgtatatttCAACAATATCGAAGAACCAAACtcattatcataaaaaaaagacatttataaattttcacTGTCTGTTTTAACTAACATAATTCATGTAAAACACGAATCGAAAGACAAACACAACATggaattgattaaaaaaaatgtaattcatTACCTCTTCAAAATTGTGATGATGTTTGATTATAcaacaaaaaattgaagaaataaaatgatatattttttttcttttgttgggtgtggaattgaatgaaaatatataggtgctatatatatatatatatatatatatatatatatatatatatatatatatatatatattcgttaATTTTAGTTGTGTGTTTGGTTTTCAAAGGCCTAACGGTTTTTATAAGCAAAGCAATTATTATTTGTCTTACTTTAGGttaacaaattaatattttactaCTATGGTTGAAGgtatcttaatattttttataacaatGATTTTCAGGTCAGTTTGTACGTATTTCAAGATTAATGTACATAAATAACCACTTTTATGGCTCATTATTTAGAAATtgaccattttttaaaattagaacaGTCGTCACGTagtttgaagtttaaaataaaaagttgattaGATTTCAGATCATGTGTctagttttgaaaaaattattcaaacatAATATACGAAAAGTGATATATTAAATGGTATAAATACGTCTGTactttgattattttatcatatatttagacattaacaaaaaaattccTTTTATATTAATCCTAAGATATtggacaaaataatattttttaaaaaatatttttataataaaggtTGTGCATGTAttagtactttttttttctttttccaattttaaattttttaaaaactaatacaTGTATTAGTCTTTACTTAACCTCTAAATAGATCTCCTAACAAGAAACTTTATACAATTAACATGTCAATGACatggttttatttttaatacatttaaacCTAACAATGAATTAGTTAAATATGAAGTTTAATTAgtccaaaattaaataattcttaattatttttcctttttttaaaaaaaaaaaattacactgaGTGAGtgagttatattttattttaaaaaaaattgttggctCACCTAATtaggaaataaataattatgtctTAATACAGAAGCCAGAAAGGTGAAATGAACATTTCAATAATATTTGACAATGTACCTTCCAATACAATGTGTTTGGTGAGaatataaaactttaattttactCCAAATATGAGAAATAATTCAACCATGGGTGGTTCGGATATTTTATCTGTTTTTATTTAACTCGTTTTCGATCCACTTGAATTCAATCTGACTTGTTCGTTAATTATTTCTATCTAAAACTAACGCTCATAgcgaaaaaagaagaagaaaaagttatttttacgCTACCTGTTAAGGCAAAAGGTCTGTCGTACGAATCATACTGCGTATATACTACTCTCCCGACTTATAAAATCCTACTTACAAAATTACACTCgatttgttgttattgttattactccCACTcattaaattattgaaaaatactacgacatgataataataaaacaagacAAAGTTATACATACATGTTTATGCAATATACATTGATTATACACTTATcagttattatatatatttttatatatcgaCGATAACTACATATGGTTACGAAAGGTgtgtgaattattatttttattccgtccaactaaaaatattaagattttaatataaaaaaagtacACCTTGTATACTTTATTGATGTGATTGATTTgcatccatatatatatataattattgtgttaataattttaatcatgcTTTCTAACTTCTAGAATTAGTATAGTAAGTTGtcaatttctttaattaatgaatatttattacttaaccatttctttaatttttcataattttagaCTAATTATAACTTAAACATATTTTGTTCTGAGGTCCAACATAATGCAAAGATTAGTGTATGATTTAGTCATGTGTTAGGTATACATCCGTAAATTAGCTTTTGAGGTTGAGCTGTCGTAATTTTACCATAAAATTTACGAGATAATGCTGGTTGGGCCATACGTTGATTATTCTAATCGAAAAAcgatttcaaatttttatggattttttctttgtaactaATGTCGATCCTTAAGCCATAATGTCTCAATACGAGAAGGCCATAAAGAAacatcttttaatttctttatttcaacttttgtgatgattatgatgTGTCGATAATAGTGGCGAACTAGGAAATTAGAATATATTTGTCAATAAGGAGCCAACTTTCGTATACCTCAACTAattctataaaataatttttcataatttagacTAATATAACTAGTGTATGATTTGGTCATGTGTTAGGTAGACATCCATAAGCACTATCTCGTTGAAAGGTTCTATACGTCTGCCCTTTCTCAACGCATTTCTTTAGACAAAGACTCCATTTTTTTGTGGGGGTGCTCCCGGGAACAGATCCAGTGGAGACAGGGTGGGGCCTGTAGCTCAGAGGATTATGAATTAGCTTCTGAGGTTGATCCGTCTCAATTTTACTATAGAATTTACGAGTGAATGTTGGTTGGACTACCTCGAATGATGTGTCCATATGTTGATTGTTTTAATCGAAAAACGAACTCATTTTTTCATGAATTCTTTCTTTGTAACTACTGTCGATCCCTAAGCCATAATGTCTCAAAATGAAAAGGCCACAAGGAacatcttttaatttctttgtttcCAACTTTGTTAAGAACCCTATTCTATCTCTCCCTCATTACGATATGTTGATAATAGTGACAAACTTggaaattacaaaatatttgttAACAAGGGGTCAATTTTCGTATACCTCAACTAATTCCACGAACTACCTGATATCTTCCACCAAGTGCTAACTAAACATAAAGAATTCTTTAACGATGGTGATTGATCAAAGTAGAAGCTAGAATTTAAAAGGGCCAATGAAATTGCCACAAAAGCCTCGTGTTTAAGTGGAAAAGGATAAATAAACGTGCTTATTATCCATCGAGTTTTAAACCGTGCCTCACTGGCCCTCGGAGAATTCTCGATTATACcaaaaaaacaagaataaatTGCAGAGAGAACATTGACTATAAATCTTGTGTATCATCTATATGCACTAGAAACCTACCAATATCTAATGATTTTAGCATTCACTGGCTACATAGAATTTCACTACACTAATATTGAAATGTAAAGGTCATAAAAAGAACAGATACtgagaaaaaaagaataggCAACACCACAACCTAAAACCCGaaaaaaggagagaaaataGGCGAAAAGAAGCAATGTACAAGACGTTTTGGAGGCGTGTTATACTCGAGTTTTTCCATGCTGGGCAAAATATGCTTTATCTGCATTCGATAAACGATCTTGGAACATTGCCCATTCGTTTCTACATCTCTCTCTTACCTATAGATAGAAAGCCACTCATAAACCGGAGGCAAATGACTtgtcatatttaaaataaaactgGAGTGAAGGAATGGATATGCTTACCCCTTCCCAGGGAGCTTTACCGTTCACGGGCTGACCCTGTGATCCAAGAAGTCGAGAACAGTGTCAAAAAATGAAGCAGGTACAACAAATACAAATGACTATGTGCCAGTCGCATTACCAAAGAAACAAGAACTATATGTAatcataaccaaaaaaaaagagcaaataTAAGTATGTAACTCGAAAAATAACCTAGCAGGAGCTTCAAGCTCTAGTTACACATAGGATTAAACTCCTACCAAAAGCAGCATTCTTTCTCTCAGTTAGCCACTAAGTCATCTTCCGCCAGAAAGACAAGaagcaatatttatcaaatttaaagcAGAAGTAAAGATGATATATCTTTTAACCTAAGTCTAGGACTAACAAGTAGTAAGGGATCAAAATGAAATGTTCTTCAAATTTTACTTgtcaaaaggaaaaagaagtggGATAAGGTTTTAGGCTTTATTCGTTTGAATTCTTAGGATGTTTATTCCTATTAGAGAGCGCGGCAGGTGA
The DNA window shown above is from Solanum lycopersicum chromosome 11, SLM_r2.1 and carries:
- the LOC101262177 gene encoding UDP-xylose transporter 1; the encoded protein is MGEMTSFQLGVVGALFLSVASSVSIVICNKALMSNLGFPFATTLTSWHLMVTYCTLHVALKFNFFENKPIDMKTVMLFGILNGVSIGFLNLSLGFNSIGFYQMTKLAIIPFTVLVETLFLKKQFSQNIKFALFILLIGVGIASITDLQLNFVGTILSLLAIVTTCVGQILTNTIQKRLNISSTQLLYQSAPFQAAILFVSGPVVDQFLTKQSVFAYKYSPIVVGFIVLSCLIAVSVNFSTFLVIGKTSPVTYQVLGHLKTCLVLGFGYTLLHDPFTSRNIIGILVAIIGMGLYSYFCVHETKRKQVGDHSSMAQVKEKDTTAPLLAGKNGQVKENNSLV